A genomic window from Anaerolineae bacterium includes:
- a CDS encoding helix-turn-helix transcriptional regulator, with product MGKRRLNNNIRTLRFFNDEMTQQQLAEKAGVTRQTIIALEQGKYSPSLELAFRIALAFAVPLEEVFSYDAENETK from the coding sequence AAACGCCGGCTTAATAACAATATTCGCACCTTACGTTTTTTCAATGATGAAATGACCCAACAGCAGTTGGCGGAAAAAGCAGGCGTAACCCGTCAAACCATCATCGCTCTGGAACAGGGGAAATACTCCCCCTCGCTGGAACTGGCATTCCGCATTGCCCTGGCTTTTGCTGTGCCGCTGGAGGAAGTATTTTCTTACGATGCTGAAAACGAAACGAAGTAA